The Strix aluco isolate bStrAlu1 chromosome 21, bStrAlu1.hap1, whole genome shotgun sequence sequence GCAAATGAGTAATATTGTTCAGCACCTGAAAGACAGCAGgagtaaagcaaataaaaaagaaataaataaagtcCACCTCTTGTCCTGGGGGCAAACGGGCAGCGAGAGCAGCCTGACGGCCTAAAGCCGGCTCAGGGAGCAGAACCGGCCCTCGCCCCGGCCCTGACGCGCCTTCGCAGCGGCTGATTCACTGCGGGAAACAACCAGCGCTTCCGCGGAGCCGCCCGGCGGGGGAGGCCGAGGGTCCCGCACCGGCAGGGCCGTCACCTCCCCGCCCCCGGAGCGTCTTGGCGCGGGCACACGCGGAGCAGaaaccccccgccccgggcagcgccgcgccCAGAAAGCGGaagcggcgggcgggggaggccGCCCGGGCCGCTCCGGGTAACGCGAGGCCGGCAGCGAAGGCGGCCGGGGGCTCCCGGCGCGGCTCTTACCTGCGGGCGCGGCGGTCGCGGCCGCGGGAGAGGCGGTCGGAGAGGCGGCCGAGCAGCGCGGCCAGGCCCAGGCGGCCCCGCGGCAGCCAGGCCGAGAGTCGCCGCCACAgcgccgcgccccccgccgccgccatcagCCCCGCGCGCCTTCCGCTTCCGGCCGCTGCCATGGcgacggccccgccccgcgcttCCGCTTCCGGGTCGCCGCCGCCGGGGGCCGCCcatgccggggggggggggggccggcccGGGGCTCCCGGCGGCGCCGGGCCCCCGCGGGAGGACTCAGTGTCCGCCGCGCCCAGACGGGCCCGGGGGGTCTCGGGGAGCGCTCGCTGTCcggcggctccccccggccctCGCGCCTCCGGGCCCGCTCGGGAAGCTGCAGGCCGAGCCCCGGGAGCTTCACCGCCGCCCCCTCGCCTCCCCCCGCCTCTCAGCGCGAACGGCTCCTCCGGGAGGGACACGGCTCCTTCCCACGGCGGAGTCGCCGTTTGCCGCCCCTGGCTTCCCCCGCACCCCCCATCCCCGGGGCGGGGACGGGCTTGGTGTACGGCCACGGAGGGgagcgcccgccccccccgccggggtCCCCGTGGCTTCCCACACCGGGCAGGGCGAGGCGGAGCCCCGGGggaatggcggggggggggggggcgcgggtcCCGCCGCCGTGCCCGGCAGAGCCGCGTTTCTGCCGCCCAGCCCCGGCTGCGGGaagcccgcccccccccagcccccggccgGAGCCTCCCGCCCCCTCCCGTCCCTGCCCCGGGTTTCGCCACTCCCGCCCCCGGCAGCGCTCCAGCGCTCGTTTGCATTTCAGCCCAGCTGCTCCGCCGCAGCCTCACTTCCCAGAACTGCTGCGCTGCTGTTTATTCCTGActggcagcggcggcggctcctccagGGCAaattaaactatttaaaataaaatccactgACAAAGTCTGGTTTGTTTTCGAGGTCGAAACTGACAATTGCCAAACGAAAATGCAGGGAATCCAGGTGGGGAAGGGGGGCTCCGGGCCCCTCCGGCCGCCAGCCCCGAGCCGGGGCAAGGGGATGAGGAAACCCCCGGGGATGGGGCCCGGCCGCGCCCGTCCGGGGGCACCCAGCCAGGGAAGGGGGGCTCCGGCTCCTCGGCCTCGCAGCGGCTCCCCACCGGCCCCCGACGGCTCCACCGACGGGCGCCTCGGCCCCTGTCCTCCAAAGCACCGACCGACCGCACGGAGCGTCCCCGGGATCCCGGGGCCAGCGCTGGCCCCGCCGGAGCCGCCGTCGTCCCCTCGGCCgcccgggagcggggctgcgggcaggggggccgggccgcggctgGCCTGGCCGGCTCCCGGGAGCCCCCCGGCACAGCCCCGGGAGAGGATTCGCCCCTTACTGTCCCCAGACGTGGGGGTCGAGGGGGTTTTTCCTCCCCACACGCCTCCCGGGAAGCGCCGCTGAGGGCACCTTGTACTTGACATAAAGGCCGGTGGCGTGGGGATGCTGGAGCCGCGGCCCCGCTGCGTGGCGGCAGCACCCCCCCGGTGTACCCCCCCTCCCGGTGTACCCCCCCCGGTGTACCCCCCCAGCCGGGCCCCAACCGCCTGGCCAGGGCGAGCCCCCGCCTGCTCCTCCCGGACGGGGGCCGGGTACCCCCCAGTAGCAGCGGGGGGTCTTCACAGCGCCCTCCGGGGGCACCGGCATCCCCGGCCCCCAAGTGCCACCCTCCCGGCGGCCGCCCGCGGACAGGGCTCCCCCCGCGCTGAGGGTgtcccgggggggcggggggggggggacctggcggccccggggctgccctcgcccccgcggcccggccggccccgggagaggagggaggggagggcggggagggggggccgcggccgggccggccGGGACTCTCCTCTTCTTAGAAGGAAAGAGcgcggaggggagcgggagggggcggccgcgctgcccggAATGGGCCGGCGGTGGCTGGCGGCGCGCcgaggcgggccgggccgggcggggcggcgggagggcgccGGGGAGCGTTACAAGAAGCCGCGCAGTTCCAGGAACCCGAGGGCGGGCTCTGCGCCCGCTATAAGAGGCCTCCCCGGGCGGCCCCggcagctccgccgccgcccgctgccgcgcaccggctccgccgccgccgccgcgacCGGCCCCGGCACCCGCGCCCCAGGTacggcgctgcccgcggcgggacgggacggggcccCGGGAGGGGGAGGCGGGGACCGGGGAGTCCCGCGGGGAGGGGATAGCCCGGTACCGGGGATGCCGGTGCCCCCCCGGAGGGGAGATAGCCCGGGGCCAGCGGAGCCGGTGCCCCGCGGCGAGAGGAAACCTGGGGCCGGGAATGCCGGTGCTCCCCCGGGAGCGGGGTAACCGGGGATGCCGGTGCTTCGGGAGGGTAATAGCCGAGGACCGGGCGTGCGGTGCCCCTCcggagggggggggtgtgatCGCCGGGGATGACGGTGCCCCGGGAGGGCGGTAGCCGGGGGCCAGGGATGCCGGTTCCCCCCGGGGAGTGCGATAGTCGGGAACCGGCAGAGCCGGTGCCCCCCGGTGAGGGGACAGCCGCGGTCGGGGGGTGCCGGTGCCCCGCGGGGGAGGGCGGTAGCCCGGGACCGGGGGTGCCGGTGCCCCCGGGAGGGGAATAGCCGCGGTCCGAGGTTGCCggtgccccggggaggggggagccgggGAGCGGGGGTGCCGCGGCTCACCCCGCCGTCTCTGCCGCAGGTGATGGTGTAGCAGCGGCTGCTCCCGGCAGCAGCACCCCGAGCGCGCAAAGCTGGCTCCCTGCGCCATGGTCACCCACAGCAAGTTCCCCGCCGCCGGGATGAGCCGCCCCCTGGACACCAGCCTGCGCCTCAAGACGTTCAGCTCCAAGAGCGAGTACCAGCTGGTGGTGAACACCGTGCGCAAGCTGCAGGAGAGCGGCTTTTACTGGAGCACGGTGACGGGCGGCGAGGCCAACCTGCTGCTGAGCACCGAGCCGGCCGGCACCTTCCTCATCAGGGACAGCTCGGACCAGCGGCACTTCTTCACCCTCAGCGTCAAGACGGAGTCGGGCACCAAGAACCTGCGTATCCAGTGCGAGGGCGGCAGCTTCTCCCTGCAGAGTGACCCTCGCAGCAGCCAGCCCGTGCCCCGCTTCGACTGCGTGCTCAAGCTGGTGCATCACTACATGCCGCCCGCGCCCTGCGCCGTCCCCGAGCAGTCGGGGGGGGCCCTGCACCCCAAGCGCACCTACTACATCTACTCGGGCGGCGAGAAGATCCCCCTGGTGCTGAGCCGCCCGCTCTCCTCCAGCGTCTCCACCCTGCAGCACCTCTGCCGCAAGACCGTCAACGGGCACCTGGACTCCTACGAGAAGATGACTCAGCTGCCGGCTCCCATCAAGGAGTTCCTGGACCAGTACGATGCCCCCCTCTAAGGGGCCGCTGGAGCGAAGTTACAGGCTACAAGCACAAGAGCAGGGGACGGGCACAACGCCCCATGGGCACGGGGACTCGCAGGGCACGCCGAGCCTCTCCCTCtaggaaggaggggagggggacTGGGGCGAGCCACCGTGGGCCCGGGGCTGTGGCCAGCACAGCCTGGCACCCTTGGTGCTGGGGGGGACCCCCCGAGGAAGCAACACCCCCTCTCCGCAGGGAAGGAGACTGCTCCAGTTGGACTGTGGATGTTACAGTGCGCCCAGTGCGGAGGCCTCCCCGTCGCGGCCAGGGAGAGCCCATCAGCAAAGCCCCCGCGGGCTCGGGCAGCCAGGACGGCACCTGCGGCACGGGGGGACGTGCGCCCCGGCAGCCACATCCCCGCTGCCGCAGCGGGACCACGCCTGGGGTGTCCTGGCGAGCCCCCCCTTCTGCCACCGGGAACGGAAAGCACTGGAGTCCAGCGAGTGCCTGATCACTTTTCCTCGGTTTTAAGGGGAAAGTGTTTTTTGCCCGTACTGTACTTTACCTCTTGCTGCCTCCTTGTGGGTGGAAGCTCCTTTCACACCAGGCCCCAGACTTGGAGGTCGCTGCCTTTTTCCCCTCGTTGCCATTTTCCAGGGGACTAAGCCTTAATATTCTCCCTGCCCCGTGGTCTGGGTTACTGCACATCGTTTGGTGACGCTGCGCGATAACGGTCCCGGTGACGTGCTGCGAAGCCGGAGGGGAAACGGCGTGTCCTGACACCGCTGAGAGTCCCCGCACGACCGCGTCTGCGAGGAGCATCCAGGGGACCCGGTGCTGCCCTGGACCGTAACTCCCGAGTGTCGCACCCCACCTCTGCCCGGCCGCTCCCGCAGACCCCGGCCTCGCTGCTCCACGGGGGCCCCGATTCCCGCGGGAAGGCGGCGGGAGGATCCCCTGGAGCACGTTGTCTCACGAGTGCTTTTCTGCCTCCGCCCGGAGAAGCGGTTGggtttttctggctttttttttttattttattttttttttaaccgaaGGGATGTTTACAGGCCAACGTGAATCACTGTCTTTTATAAAGATTCCATCTTCACCTCCAGCCTCGAGGGCTGAGCAAAACCATGCTTGAAAattcaaccaaaacaaaactcagatGAAACTTTgcacatatttatatttatattcagaAAGGAAATCTTTCCATAATTTATAATAAAGAGCactattttttaatgaaaaacctCAGATCTGGTTTGTTTTCTCCCTTGCACCCCCAAGGCCGCTCGGGCCCCCCGGCGTGACGCACGTCCCTCCCGGCCACTGCCCTCGCTCGAGGCCGGGATGGTGTTTACACCACGTAAGCGCCGGCGGCTTCCTGGAGCCGCTCTCCGTGCCGGGGTGATCCCGCCGCGGTGACTCACAGCCCGCCCTGCAGAAGCGCTGCCCCAGTGCTCAGGTATGTCTGAGCCCCCGACGTCGCTCCGGCCGAGCCGTGCGGCTCCGGGCACGTGGTGCAGCCGCAAACTGTCCCCGGACAGCGGGACACGGGCCATTGCCCTGGGCATGGAGCAGCCAAGTTGGTGGCCAAGGCTGGCCCGTGGCGCAGCCCCAAGCGCAGCCCGGCTCCGCAGCGCTCGTGCCCCGCTCTGCAGCGAGTCCGTCCTGGCCCCCAGCCCAGACTGGGGACGGGACGGGGGAGGTGGCGCGTGATGGGGCGAAGAGCTGCGGGAACGGGGCCCTGAGAGGCGCGGGGTTAGAAAAGGGTTTGTGGCGCTTCTGCTGTGAGCACAGCGGCTCAGCGGAGGGGGGGACGTGGGGGGACTGAGGTTCTGCTCACCCCCACAGCACAGAGGTAAAAGCTCCGTCCCGGAGCCATCGGGGCTGTGCTGTGCAGACCCCCACCCGCCAGACCCCAGCCTGGCCCGGAGCAGGTGCCTGAGGAGGGGTAcgagagggggaggagggggcctgGGGCCCTATTCCTGCCTCCCGCAGTGGCTCCGGCCGTGAGGGTGTGAACCGGGCACGGGAATAAACCCGCTGGCCTGAGGGGAGCACGATGCTGGGCTGGAGCGCTGCGTCCGGCGGGGGGAACTCCTGGGGGAGGGCCAGCCCCCCACAACCCCCCAGAGCCCCCGGCAGCGAGGAACAGGCTGTGCCCAGGCGCCCTGTGCTTCACAGCCCCTCCAGCGCCCGCacggcccccgcagcccccccagccccgcaccgtGGGCATTGTGCCAGGCCCCGAGCACCGTGCTCCCACCCGGGGAACCCCAGCTGCTGGGAAAAGGCTTCCCTCAGGAATCGCCCCGGAGCAGAGGGATGGCGAATGTGCCCACTCGGGCCGCAGGCACGGTGCAGTCCCAGCGACTATTTTGGTGTTGCTCGCCGGGGCCGCAGCTCGCGGGCTGCCAGGAAGCGCGGCGCAGCCTGCCCGGGCACCCGCCGGAGCTATGCAAGGAATGTCCATGCGCGCGGGTGGCCGCCCGCCAGGCCCTGCCGAGGCACATCCCCAACGTCAGGGCTCCCGGCAGCACCGGTGACTCCCGGCCCCACGCCAGGGAAGGGGGTGGGAGCAGCACCGCGGGgcacagcagcccccagcccgtgGGGAGCATCGTCCCCGTGGCGCTCACCACACTGGGGGAGGGACCCGGAGCATCGCAGCTCTTGGGCGCAACAAAGCACGGCAGGGGATGGGGAACCAGGGCCCTGGGGGGCCTGAGCACTCCCAGCGCCCCCGGCAGAGCAAGGGGGTTCACAGCACCCCGCGGCGGAGTGGAGAGCGGGGAAGATGCCCCCAACACCCTTGGCCAGACCCCAGCCTTCCCGTCCCTGGGGAATGGCCCCGGCTTTGCCACTTCCCAGAAGGGCCCCGGGCACCCGCGACGCGGCTCAGGGGCCTCTTCCCTCCTGCTCAGGTCGTGGCGGTGCCGCAACCCGCTGCTGAGTCGAGAGTCCGGGAAGCTCCGCCAGCCCCGCGCGTTTCTTGGAATAAACCCAACCTCGCGGCAGCAGTGACGCGGCAGCCGGCGGGCAAATCCCTGCCAAAAGTTTCACAAACTGCTCGCCTTCTCCAGAAAGCCCGAGCGGACTTGGCCCCGTGTTTCGTAAGTGGCCGATCGAGCATGTCACGGGCAACCAGTtcccctctgccctgcagccGGGGCCGGCTGAGCTCACCCCCGCCGAGGCTTCCTGGACAAGCAAGACGTTCTCGGCGGAGATCAGACCCTGCGTGGTGGTGCCAGGAGCCCGACGGAAAATGGGGCACGAGTGCGGGGGGCCGCTGGGACACCAGAGTCCCGCATCTCCTCCACCCTGCGTCTACCGGGGCTGGGCACCAGGCGGGTACAGCGAGGCCGGTGCTGAGCTGGGGCCGAGCAGGGGACGCCGCAGCCCCGCTCGCCCCGAGGGCCCAGCTCCCACCTGGCCGGGAGCACTCGGGCGATCGGTCGCTGTCCCCAGAGAGGGACTCGGGGCAGCCTGAGGACTGGCCAGCAGCGAGCGCGGAGGTGGCCACAGCGAGCCAAGCCGGGCAacccagcagctgagcagggagccCGGTCTGCTCACTGTGCCACACCGGCCCTGGGATGGCCCAGGCACAGGCAGGGGCGCCGGCAGGGACCCCAGCACCAGCACAGACCCTGCCAGGCAGCGGCCCCAGGCCTCATGCCGTGACGGCGGCCGTGCGGAGCAGGGCGAGAGCGAGCAGGGCCACGTGAGAGCCCACCGAggtgctggggtgcaggagggtggttgggcagggacaggcagctgccCGCTGCCCCTGGaaccccccaccctgccccagcctggcctCCCCAGAGGAGCACGGGGCAGCCACCGACGCTTCCCACCACACTGCCGGCTCGTTACTGGCACAAGAAGGAAGTGTCTGGGATGGCAAACCCGAACCCGGCGGGGTCAGGGG is a genomic window containing:
- the SOCS3 gene encoding suppressor of cytokine signaling 3 — protein: MVTHSKFPAAGMSRPLDTSLRLKTFSSKSEYQLVVNTVRKLQESGFYWSTVTGGEANLLLSTEPAGTFLIRDSSDQRHFFTLSVKTESGTKNLRIQCEGGSFSLQSDPRSSQPVPRFDCVLKLVHHYMPPAPCAVPEQSGGALHPKRTYYIYSGGEKIPLVLSRPLSSSVSTLQHLCRKTVNGHLDSYEKMTQLPAPIKEFLDQYDAPL